ATACCTAAACCTCTCATTGGAACGTTCAGAATTTGTTAGTAGCAACTTGGGTTATAAAAGAAAACTTACACTTAGTATCACGATTTAAGGGAAGCGAAATGAGACGCTTTGGAACGCAAGGTCCTGTTCATCCGGAGAAAAACTATGTCGTCAGCCGTGCGACTGAGCTTGCGGATTTCGTTATGCGCGTCAAAGAGGGACGTTACATCGTTATCTTTGCGCCGCGGCAGACCGGCAAGACGACTTTCTTCCAGCGCGCCTTGGATGTATTCCGAGAGGAAGAACCCGCCTACTTCCCAATCCCGTTGAATTTTGAGGAATATGAAGGCTGCACGCCGTCGGTTTTTTACAGTGGTCTCTACGAGGATATTCTCGAAGCGATAGAAAATGTTTTTGCGCGGCGCGGAGAGGTTTTTTCCGAGGCATTGACGGAATTTTTGGAGAATGCAGAGATAACCGATCACCTCTCAATGAGAAGATTTTTCAGAAATTTTTCCAAACTCTTGGGTGATCCGCGCGTCATCCTTATCATAGACGAGTTTGATGGTATCCCCAAGGAAGCCGTGAGGGGTTTTTTGCATTCACTCCGTCGTATTTATGTCTCAAATTCTCCTTCCCGATGTCCGCATAGTGTCGGCATTGTCGGTGTCAAGAGTATCACGCAGCTCAACTACGACAGGTCCATCTCTCCGTTTAATATTCAAGACGAATTCAACCTGCCGAACTTCACACTTGAACAGGTGCAAGAACTACTTGGACAATATACAGACGAGGTCGGGCAAGCCTTTGCCCCCGAAGTTATTGAAGCCATTCATAAGCAGACTGCCGGACAACCTGTGCTCGTCAACCGATTTGCGCAGATTCTCACGGAGGAACTGGACATCCCGAAAACCGAGTCGATTACGATGACACACTTTCCAAAAGCACATACGCAACTTCTCCGTGGGCGGAACACCAATATTGAACATTTGACGACCAATATTCGCAGGAATCCACGCTTTGAAAGCGTTCTGATGCGTATCATGGCGCGTGATGAAGGCGTAGACTTCAATCTTGACGATGACATTATCAGTGAACTTGCCACTTATGGGGTTATTAAAGAGGGTGCTGACAGTATGTGTGAGATTCTCAATCCGATTTATCTCTACCGTATTATGAGAGCGTTCAAACCACTCGTGAACGGGTTAGAGCAAGAATACTTCGCGGAAGATACCGGCGAAGTGCCTCGCGATTATCTCACATCTACAGGGCAGATTGAAATGGAGGCGTTACTTGATAACTTCCGAGATTTCATCGCACGTGCGGGTTTTAGAATTTTGCAGGTGCCAGATACGCCACAAGAATCGGTAGGACGGCATCTCCTGCTTGCCTATCTTGACGAGTTTGTTAGACGTATCGGTGGTGTTATGCACATAGAGGTACAAACCGGGCGTGGCAGAATGGACATCCTCATCACGCACAATCAGCGAAAATACATCATTGAGACAAAGATTTGGCGAGGCGATAGGCACTACCAAGCAGGCAAGAAGCAGCTCGCAGCATACCTAAAATTGGAAGGAACAACTGAAGGATATTATATCGTATTTGATCATCGTCAGGATCCTGAGTCGCGTGTTGAGACTGAGACCATTGACGATGTAACAGTCCGGAGTTATGTTATTCCTGTTGTGCAGGAACGCCCTTCGGATGAAGGAGTATGAAATGCCGTATTGTACTGTGTGTAAGATAGAAACTGATTATGAATACGATATAGCACTCTCTAACGGGGAGTACCTCCATTATTCATGTATTCTCATGTTGCAAATGCAAAAACATGAGATTGAAACCGTACTACGGACACAGAACTCACAACTCATTTTGTCGCTCTTTGTGCCAACTGAGGGAGCGCAAGAAGATATTGCCTCCGAAGCCGAGATTGAAGATTTACGCGCGAAACTCGCGAAGTTAGAATCCATTTTAACCGGACTTTATGACTATCTACCGTGTTGGCCCCCGGATTGGGAAGAGCGGAAACGGATTCTTATCCGGGAAAACGGTTCTTTCTGTGCACTTTGTGACGAGGAGGCGGATGTCTATTTGGTACACGATATTCCGGTATTTGAAGGTGGGACGAATAAATTGGATGAGCTCACCCTGTACTGTGCTGAATGTTACAGGAGTGGATTCCGTGAAGTCGATATTTTTGGGACTTCTACGCTAAAGCCGTCGCAATCGGAATTCTCGGAACAGTTTTCCGCAATCCAGTCTGCTATTGATAACGACCAAAAAATCCAGTTTGACTATAAGAAGCCGAGCAATAAAAGATGGACGACGCGCGTGGTCGTACCGGAGCGGTTGCTGAATATCCCCAACAGCCGAGAATCGGGTGAGACGTTGTGTGTCGAGGGGTTTTGCGAGTTGCGACAAGATACTCGCGTTTTCGCACTTGAGCGGATGCAGGGGTTAGAGGTAATTGAGGATTAGCGAGGATTGGTGATAAGGTTAAAATACCTACTGTAATTGAATCTCGCTCAATCAGATATTCATTGGGAAGCAGCAACTATGCAGGGATTGGATATTAGAGCACTCTATTATATTACACATATAGATAACTTGCCTTCTATCCTTACAACAGGGATTCTTTCCCATAAAAGGATTAAGGCAGAGAACATTCAGAACACAACAATTTATCTCAAGCATCTTGTCAACAAGCGTCAGACTAAATACACTTCTGATGGCGAAAATCTCTGGCATTATGCAAATTTATTCTTTCAGCCTCGTAATTCAATGTTGCTCAGCGTTATCAGGTCAAACGGTAAACAGAATATTGCAGTTTTGCGCATTTCAAACACGGTGTTGCAAAAGCAAGGAATTTTCATTACAGATGGTATTGCATCCAACAAGTTAACTCGAATTTATTCTCGATCCGAAGGACTGGAAGTACTTCAAGCACAACAAGAAATGCTCCAATCTGACTCATGGACTTCATGGAACCATTCCGACAAAATCAGGCGACAGTTGATGGCGGAATGTTTAGTTCCCAATCAAGTTGATCCCAAAGATATTCAACGGTTTATTGTTGCTGACCGGAGCGTTGCTAGCTCCGTTCGGACTCACCTATCATTCTCGGATTTTCAGAAACTCGTTATTGCAA
Above is a window of Candidatus Poribacteria bacterium DNA encoding:
- a CDS encoding AAA-like domain-containing protein, with amino-acid sequence MRRFGTQGPVHPEKNYVVSRATELADFVMRVKEGRYIVIFAPRQTGKTTFFQRALDVFREEEPAYFPIPLNFEEYEGCTPSVFYSGLYEDILEAIENVFARRGEVFSEALTEFLENAEITDHLSMRRFFRNFSKLLGDPRVILIIDEFDGIPKEAVRGFLHSLRRIYVSNSPSRCPHSVGIVGVKSITQLNYDRSISPFNIQDEFNLPNFTLEQVQELLGQYTDEVGQAFAPEVIEAIHKQTAGQPVLVNRFAQILTEELDIPKTESITMTHFPKAHTQLLRGRNTNIEHLTTNIRRNPRFESVLMRIMARDEGVDFNLDDDIISELATYGVIKEGADSMCEILNPIYLYRIMRAFKPLVNGLEQEYFAEDTGEVPRDYLTSTGQIEMEALLDNFRDFIARAGFRILQVPDTPQESVGRHLLLAYLDEFVRRIGGVMHIEVQTGRGRMDILITHNQRKYIIETKIWRGDRHYQAGKKQLAAYLKLEGTTEGYYIVFDHRQDPESRVETETIDDVTVRSYVIPVVQERPSDEGV
- a CDS encoding WYL domain-containing protein, producing MKEYEMPYCTVCKIETDYEYDIALSNGEYLHYSCILMLQMQKHEIETVLRTQNSQLILSLFVPTEGAQEDIASEAEIEDLRAKLAKLESILTGLYDYLPCWPPDWEERKRILIRENGSFCALCDEEADVYLVHDIPVFEGGTNKLDELTLYCAECYRSGFREVDIFGTSTLKPSQSEFSEQFSAIQSAIDNDQKIQFDYKKPSNKRWTTRVVVPERLLNIPNSRESGETLCVEGFCELRQDTRVFALERMQGLEVIED
- a CDS encoding DUF4433 domain-containing protein; the protein is MQGLDIRALYYITHIDNLPSILTTGILSHKRIKAENIQNTTIYLKHLVNKRQTKYTSDGENLWHYANLFFQPRNSMLLSVIRSNGKQNIAVLRISNTVLQKQGIFITDGIASNKLTRIYSRSEGLEVLQAQQEMLQSDSWTSWNHSDKIRRQLMAECLVPNQVDPKDIQRFIVADRSVASSVRTHLSFSDFQKLVIANDIDSNIFTPFG